The Pelodiscus sinensis isolate JC-2024 chromosome 4, ASM4963464v1, whole genome shotgun sequence genomic sequence AGGGCTCATAGGAACACCACAGATCCAGCAGGAGAGACTGAGGCCAGAGCTGCACCACTGGCTACATCAACACTGCTACCAGAAATGAAGCCGGTTTTGTTTGGCACGTCTGGTAGAGACACATCAGATCAATGGGGCAGCAATTGCGCATCGACGGCTGTATCCAGCGCCCACTGAGGAACACTGACACTGGCAGGTGATCTAAGTGACACTGGTTCAGTTCCATAACCCTCCCAGTGCACAGGGTGCGGGCACTGCTGTACGTCAAACTAAGCTACATCAACTTGTGGTAGCATAACTGGACATCAGCATGAGCATTGACAGTGCTAAGGTAGACCCAGGACACAACACAGCCAGTCTCCAGGGTGCACCCCAGCAGCGTGGGAGACCCACTTTCAAGTTACTTCAGTACACCAGACAGAAGGGGTTTGACCCCTGTCTCCCAAATCCCACATGAGTGCTCTGGTCACTGGATAAAAGCTGATAAGGATTCCAGCAGCATCACCACTGCTTCCACTCCCATCCAATGTGACAGGCCAGCCCATCCTTGTCTTTTACATTGAAGCAGAAGGAGGCAGAAAAAGATTTGGATCAGGTTGAGATGTTTTCTAAGCAGCTGTGAACTAAAAAAATAGCTATAGGTACTCTGTCTCTAGAGTCAAAACATACCCACACCTCCATCCTTGCCAGACTAGGGTATGTTCCAACAGAGCTCAGAGTAAGAACACAGAGGAAACCTACCAAGGAGGTATGAACGTTACTGTCTGGTTCTATCCCTGGGTATAATTGACAGATGAAAAGTTCACCCTTTCTAAGctattttgttttgtgttcagTGCAGGCTGTCACAGAGGTGCGCACACACTGTGGTCCCTCTTACAAATTATGCTCCTCTTTGTTTGTAGTTCCCTTAAGAGGAAGTGACAGACATTGTGAGACAAATAATGTTTTTCTTCATAGTGCATGGACACAAACCAGGGGACAATCTCAGCAATAACTCCCTTTACTTCAGCCATAGAAATCACGCAGGTCATAATGAAACCAGCCCAGCAACAAAGATATATTGATATGCTCTCCCATGTGACACAGATGCCTCCTTTAGTTTTGATGGAGTAACACTAAAGCCTGTCCTCAGTTGGATCCTGCAGAGTTTCTTGAAATAATAATGTAGTAAGAACAACACAATAATAAACAATAATACTTTGGGGGTCTGCAAATTGTCATTGCCATGGGCTGGGAATTGAATTCTCCCATTTCCACTGCCCAACACTCCGAACTGTGGTTAGGAGTTTATTCCTGGTTTTCCTCAGGGCGaccttcacctccctgttcctcaggctgtagatgagggggttcaacataGGGATCACCAACATGTAGAACACGGAGGCTATTTTGTCGATCTCCGTGGAATAAGGGGATATAGGTCGTAAATATATAAAAAGGGCTGTGCCATATGAAATGACCACGGCAGTCAAGTGGCAAGCACAGGTGGAGAAAGGTTTGTGCCGGCCCTCAGCAGAGTGGATCTGCAGGATGGTGGAGAAGATACAGACATAGGAAAGGAGGATGGTCATGAAGCTGCTTATAGTAATGAAGCAAGCAAGGGCAAACAGCGCAATCTCAATGAGGCTGTAgtcagagcaggagagcgccATTAGTTGGGGAACATCACAGAAGTAATGATTGATGACATTGGAGCGGCAGAAAGACAGCTGAAATGTCAGACATGTCTGAATCATTGCATCCACCAATCCCACAACACACGCCCCAGCCACTAGCTGCCTGCAACGCTGCTTGGACATAGTGACCATATAgagcagcgggttacagatggccacataacagTCATaggccatcacagccagcaagagactCTGAATATCTGATAGTAAGATAGagaaatacatttgcacagcacaATCGGTGTGAGAAATGCTTTTCCTTTCGGCTAAGAAATCCAGGATCATCTTAGGGGCTATTACTGTGgaacagcagagatcacagaaagacaaaattctgaggaa encodes the following:
- the LOC142829335 gene encoding olfactory receptor 5AS1-like gives rise to the protein MILDFLAERKSISHTDCAVQMYFSILLSDIQSLLLAVMAYDCYVAICNPLLYMVTMSKQRCRQLVAGACVVGLVDAMIQTCLTFQLSFCRSNVINHYFCDVPQLMALSCSDYSLIEIALFALACFITISSFMTILLSYVCIFSTILQIHSAEGRHKPFSTCACHLTAVVISYGTALFIYLRPISPYSTEIDKIASVFYMLVIPMLNPLIYSLRNREVKVALRKTRNKLLTTVRSVGQWKWENSIPSPWQ